In Burkholderia sp. NRF60-BP8, a single window of DNA contains:
- a CDS encoding c-type cytochrome, which yields MNNAFKTAAVALAAGLAIGTAHAADISKGKELVESHNCAACHGAQLNKPINAEYPRLAGQHADYLVWAMRQYQMGLTNPLLGRNNAIMQAQVQNLSVSDMKDIASYIESLKETDLVFKK from the coding sequence ATGAACAACGCATTCAAGACGGCGGCGGTGGCACTGGCGGCCGGCCTCGCGATCGGTACCGCGCACGCCGCGGACATCTCGAAGGGCAAGGAACTGGTCGAATCGCACAACTGCGCGGCCTGCCACGGCGCGCAACTGAACAAGCCGATCAACGCCGAGTATCCGCGCCTCGCCGGCCAGCACGCCGACTACCTCGTGTGGGCGATGCGCCAGTACCAGATGGGGCTGACGAACCCACTGCTCGGCCGCAACAACGCGATCATGCAGGCGCAGGTACAGAACCTGTCGGTCAGCGACATGAAGGACATCGCGTCCTACATCGAGTCGCTGAAGGAAACCGACCTCGTGTTCAAGAAGTAA
- a CDS encoding c-type cytochrome, producing the protein MNKFVGKHVVVAALVALAGSAQAAGVVGNPKDGASKAAMCIGCHGIQDYRAAYPEVYRVPVLGGQNQQYLENALKAYRKKDRHFPSMNAIAGSLTDQDIADLSAYYAAQKADTKDNPYK; encoded by the coding sequence ATGAACAAATTCGTCGGCAAACACGTCGTTGTCGCAGCGCTCGTGGCGCTCGCGGGCAGCGCGCAGGCGGCCGGTGTGGTCGGCAACCCGAAGGACGGGGCGAGCAAGGCCGCCATGTGCATCGGTTGCCACGGCATCCAGGACTACCGCGCGGCGTACCCGGAGGTCTACCGGGTGCCTGTCCTCGGCGGCCAGAACCAGCAATACCTCGAGAACGCGCTGAAGGCCTACCGCAAGAAGGATCGTCACTTCCCGTCGATGAATGCGATCGCCGGTTCGCTGACCGACCAGGACATCGCGGATCTGTCGGCGTACTACGCCGCCCAGAAGGCCGACACGAAGGACAACCCCTACAAGTAA
- a CDS encoding AAA family ATPase, protein MRFEGSSHYVATDDLKLAVNAALTLQRPLLIKGEPGTGKTMLAEEVAAALDMPLLQWHIKSTTKAQQGLYEYDAVSRLRDSQLGDERVKDIANYIVKGVLWQAFDAERPSVLLIDEIDKADIEFPNDLLRELDRMEFHVYETRETVRAKHRPLVIITSNNEKELPDAFLRRCFFHYIQFPDPATMQKIVAVHFPDIREELLRAALESFFELRGVSGLKKKPSTSELLDWLKLLLAENIPADALRGADAKQIVPPLAGALLKNEQDLSLLERLVYMNRHNR, encoded by the coding sequence ATGCGTTTCGAAGGGTCCTCGCACTACGTCGCCACCGACGATCTGAAGCTCGCGGTCAACGCCGCGCTGACGCTGCAACGCCCGCTGCTGATCAAGGGCGAGCCCGGCACCGGCAAGACCATGCTCGCCGAGGAAGTCGCCGCCGCGCTCGACATGCCGCTGCTGCAGTGGCACATCAAGTCGACCACCAAGGCGCAGCAGGGTCTGTACGAATACGACGCGGTGTCGCGGCTGCGCGACTCGCAGCTCGGCGACGAGCGCGTGAAGGACATCGCGAACTACATCGTCAAGGGCGTGCTGTGGCAGGCGTTCGACGCCGAGCGCCCGAGCGTGCTGCTGATCGACGAGATCGACAAGGCCGACATCGAATTCCCGAACGACCTGCTGCGCGAGCTCGACCGGATGGAGTTCCACGTGTACGAGACGCGCGAGACGGTCCGCGCGAAGCACCGCCCGCTCGTCATCATCACGTCGAACAACGAGAAGGAGCTGCCCGACGCGTTCCTGCGCCGCTGCTTCTTCCACTACATCCAGTTTCCGGACCCGGCGACGATGCAGAAGATCGTCGCGGTGCACTTCCCCGACATCCGCGAGGAGCTGCTGCGCGCGGCGCTCGAGAGTTTCTTCGAATTGCGCGGCGTGTCGGGCCTGAAGAAGAAGCCGTCGACGTCCGAACTGCTCGACTGGCTGAAGCTGCTGCTCGCCGAGAACATTCCGGCCGACGCGCTGCGCGGCGCGGACGCGAAACAGATCGTGCCGCCGCTCGCGGGTGCGCTGCTGAAGAACGAGCAGGATCTGAGCCTGCTCGAACGGCTCGTCTACATGAACCGGCACAACCGGTAA
- a CDS encoding vWA domain-containing protein, translated as MLLNFFYALRAAKLPVSVKEYLTLLESLKAGLISPSIDAFYFLARMTLVKDEQYFDKFDQAFGAYFHGVSALPSEAFDIPLDWLEKRLERELSPEEKAQIEALGGLDKLMERLKALLDEQKERHEGGNKWIGTGGTSPFGHGGYNPEGVRIGGPSNGNRTAVKVWEARAYRDYDDSVEIGTRNIKVALRRLRRFAREGAAEELDLPGTIRSTAANAGWLDLRMVPERHNNVKVLMLLDVGGSMDDHIKRTEELFSAAKAEFKHLEFFYFHNCVYDHLWKNNRRRHSERTATWDVLHKFTPDYKLIFVGDATMSPYEVLQPGGSVEYNNPEAGAVWLRRLADQFPHHAWLNPEPERLWEYRQSIAIIRDVLGQRMYPLTLAGLETAMRALSK; from the coding sequence ATGCTGCTCAATTTCTTCTACGCGCTGCGCGCAGCCAAGCTGCCCGTCTCGGTGAAGGAATACCTGACGCTGCTCGAATCGCTGAAGGCCGGGCTGATCTCGCCGTCGATCGACGCGTTCTACTTCCTCGCGCGGATGACGCTCGTCAAGGACGAGCAGTACTTCGACAAGTTCGACCAGGCGTTCGGCGCGTATTTCCACGGCGTGTCCGCGCTGCCGTCCGAGGCGTTCGACATCCCGCTCGACTGGCTCGAGAAGCGCCTCGAGCGCGAGCTGTCGCCGGAGGAAAAAGCGCAGATCGAAGCGCTGGGCGGGCTCGACAAGCTGATGGAGCGCCTGAAGGCGCTGCTCGACGAACAGAAGGAACGCCACGAAGGCGGCAACAAATGGATCGGCACCGGCGGCACGTCGCCGTTCGGGCACGGCGGCTACAACCCGGAAGGCGTGCGCATCGGCGGCCCGTCGAACGGCAACCGCACCGCGGTGAAGGTGTGGGAAGCGCGCGCCTATCGCGACTACGACGATTCGGTCGAGATCGGCACGCGCAACATCAAGGTCGCGCTGCGGCGGCTGCGCCGCTTCGCGCGCGAAGGCGCGGCCGAGGAGCTCGACCTGCCCGGCACGATCCGCAGCACGGCCGCCAACGCCGGCTGGCTCGACCTGCGGATGGTGCCCGAGCGCCACAACAACGTGAAGGTGCTGATGCTGCTCGACGTCGGCGGCTCGATGGACGACCACATCAAGCGCACCGAAGAGCTGTTCTCGGCCGCGAAGGCCGAATTCAAGCACCTCGAATTCTTCTACTTCCACAACTGCGTGTACGACCACCTGTGGAAAAACAACCGCCGCCGCCACTCGGAACGCACCGCGACGTGGGACGTGCTGCACAAGTTCACGCCCGACTACAAGCTGATCTTCGTCGGCGACGCGACGATGAGCCCGTACGAAGTGCTGCAACCCGGCGGCTCGGTCGAATACAACAACCCGGAAGCCGGCGCCGTGTGGCTGCGCCGTCTCGCCGACCAGTTTCCGCATCACGCATGGCTGAACCCCGAGCCCGAACGGCTATGGGAGTACCGGCAGTCGATCGCGATCATTCGCGACGTGCTCGGCCAGCGCATGTATCCGCTCACGCTCGCCGGCCTCGAAACCGCGATGCGCGCACTCAGCAAGTAA
- a CDS encoding benzoate/H(+) symporter BenE family transporter, whose protein sequence is MNPSSTASAGRAGGRRFFADTSVSALVAGFVAMMTGYTSSLVLMFQAGRAAHLTDAQISSWIWALSIGMALTTIGLSLRFRAPVVVAWSTPGAALLIASLPGVPYPEAIGAFVVCALLLTAVGVSGLFDTLMKRIPAGIAAALLAGILFEIGIEIFRAAQFQTALVLAMFFTYLIVKRLAPRYAIVTTLIVGTAVAGGLGLLDFSRFHIALAQPVFTMPAFSIASIVSIGIPLFVVAMASQNVPGIAVLRADGYRTPSSPLIATTGLASLLLAPFGSHGVNLAAITAAICTGPEAHEDHAKRYTAAVWCGTFYLIAGIFGATIAALFAALPKALVVSVAALALFGSIMSGLANAMQDVKQREAALVTFMVTASGLTLLSIGSAFWGLVAGVVTQVILNARRPA, encoded by the coding sequence ATGAACCCTTCGTCCACCGCGAGCGCCGGCCGCGCCGGCGGCCGCCGCTTTTTCGCCGATACGTCCGTGTCCGCGCTCGTCGCCGGCTTCGTCGCGATGATGACCGGCTACACGAGCTCGCTCGTGCTGATGTTCCAGGCCGGCCGCGCCGCCCACCTCACCGACGCGCAGATCTCGTCGTGGATCTGGGCGCTGTCGATCGGCATGGCGCTGACGACGATCGGCCTGTCGCTGCGCTTTCGCGCGCCCGTCGTCGTCGCATGGTCGACGCCCGGCGCCGCACTGCTGATCGCGTCGCTGCCCGGCGTGCCCTACCCCGAGGCGATCGGCGCGTTCGTCGTCTGCGCGCTGCTGCTGACGGCCGTCGGCGTGAGCGGGCTGTTCGACACGCTGATGAAGCGCATTCCGGCCGGCATCGCGGCTGCGCTGCTCGCGGGCATCCTGTTCGAGATCGGCATCGAGATCTTCCGCGCCGCGCAGTTCCAGACCGCGCTCGTGCTCGCGATGTTCTTCACCTACCTGATCGTGAAGCGGCTTGCGCCGCGCTATGCGATCGTCACGACGCTGATCGTCGGCACCGCGGTGGCCGGCGGCCTCGGGCTGCTCGATTTCAGCCGCTTCCACATCGCGCTCGCGCAGCCCGTGTTCACGATGCCCGCGTTCTCGATCGCGTCGATCGTCAGCATCGGCATTCCGCTGTTCGTCGTCGCGATGGCGTCGCAGAACGTGCCGGGCATCGCGGTGTTGCGCGCGGACGGCTATCGGACGCCGTCGTCGCCGCTGATCGCGACGACCGGCCTCGCGTCGCTGCTGCTCGCGCCGTTCGGCTCGCACGGCGTGAATCTCGCGGCGATCACGGCCGCGATCTGCACCGGCCCCGAAGCGCACGAGGATCATGCGAAGCGCTACACGGCCGCCGTGTGGTGCGGCACGTTCTACCTGATCGCCGGCATCTTCGGCGCGACGATCGCCGCGCTGTTCGCGGCGCTGCCGAAGGCGCTCGTCGTGTCGGTCGCGGCGCTCGCGCTGTTCGGCTCGATCATGAGCGGGCTCGCGAACGCGATGCAGGACGTGAAGCAGCGCGAAGCGGCGCTCGTCACGTTCATGGTGACCGCGTCGGGCCTCACGCTGCTGTCGATCGGCTCGGCGTTCTGGGGGCTCGTCGCGGGCGTCGTCACGCAGGTGATCCTGAACGCGCGGCGCCCCGCGTGA
- the tal gene encoding transaldolase, with product MTTALDQLKQYTTVVADTGDFQQLAQYKPQDATTNPSLILKAVQKDAYKPILEKTVRDHRNESTDFIIDRLLIAFGTEILKLIPGRVSTEVDARLSFDTQRSIDKGRELVKLYEAAGVGRERILIKLASTWEGIRAAEVLQKEGIKCNMTLLFSLVQAAACAEAGAQLISPFVGRIYDWYKKQAGAEWNEARDGGANDPGVQSVRRIYTYYKTFGYKTEVMGASFRTTSQIVELAGCDLLTISPDLLQKLHESNEPVARKLSPDTLQDKPAERVAIDEASFRFQLNDEAMATEKLAEGIRVFAADAVKLEKLIDALR from the coding sequence ATGACTACCGCACTCGACCAGCTGAAGCAGTACACGACCGTCGTCGCCGACACGGGCGACTTCCAGCAGCTTGCGCAATACAAGCCGCAGGACGCGACCACGAACCCGTCGCTGATCCTGAAGGCCGTCCAGAAGGATGCGTACAAGCCGATCCTCGAGAAAACCGTCCGCGATCATCGCAACGAAAGCACCGATTTCATCATCGACCGCCTGCTGATCGCATTCGGCACCGAAATCCTGAAGCTGATCCCCGGCCGCGTGTCGACCGAGGTCGACGCGCGCCTGTCGTTCGACACGCAGCGCTCGATCGACAAGGGCCGCGAGCTCGTCAAGCTGTACGAAGCCGCCGGCGTCGGCCGCGAGCGCATCCTGATCAAGCTCGCGTCGACGTGGGAAGGCATCCGCGCGGCCGAGGTGCTGCAAAAGGAAGGGATCAAGTGCAACATGACCCTGCTTTTCTCGCTCGTGCAGGCGGCTGCGTGCGCGGAAGCCGGTGCGCAACTGATCTCGCCGTTCGTCGGCCGCATCTACGACTGGTACAAGAAGCAGGCCGGCGCGGAATGGAACGAAGCGCGCGACGGCGGCGCGAACGATCCGGGCGTGCAATCGGTGCGCCGCATCTATACGTACTACAAGACGTTCGGCTACAAGACCGAAGTGATGGGCGCGAGCTTCCGCACGACGAGCCAGATCGTCGAGCTCGCCGGCTGCGACCTGCTGACGATCAGTCCCGACTTGCTGCAGAAGCTGCACGAGAGCAACGAGCCGGTCGCACGCAAGCTGTCCCCGGACACGCTGCAGGACAAGCCGGCCGAGCGCGTCGCGATCGACGAGGCATCGTTCCGCTTCCAGCTGAACGACGAAGCGATGGCGACCGAAAAACTCGCCGAAGGCATCCGCGTGTTCGCCGCCGACGCGGTCAAGCTCGAGAAGCTGATCGACGCGCTGCGCTGA
- a CDS encoding VOC family protein: MQVQPYLTFYGRADEALQFYEKALGAKTMFKMHFKDAPPNPDYPMSPEMSDKVMHASFTIGDSMIMCSDGDCSQPAGAAHAGYSLSLNPATVDEGQKLFNALADGGEVTMPFGKTFWALGFGMAKDRFGVHWMVNVEDPSQREELAKRAQG, from the coding sequence ATGCAAGTTCAACCGTACCTGACGTTCTACGGTCGTGCCGACGAAGCCCTGCAGTTCTACGAAAAGGCACTCGGCGCGAAGACGATGTTCAAGATGCACTTCAAGGACGCACCGCCGAATCCCGATTACCCGATGTCCCCTGAAATGAGCGACAAGGTGATGCACGCGAGCTTCACGATCGGCGACTCGATGATCATGTGCTCGGACGGCGATTGCAGCCAGCCGGCCGGCGCCGCGCATGCCGGCTATTCGCTGTCGCTGAACCCGGCGACCGTCGACGAAGGCCAGAAGCTGTTCAATGCGCTCGCCGACGGCGGCGAAGTGACGATGCCGTTCGGCAAGACGTTCTGGGCGCTCGGCTTCGGGATGGCGAAGGATCGTTTCGGCGTGCACTGGATGGTCAACGTCGAGGATCCGTCGCAGCGCGAGGAGCTCGCGAAACGCGCGCAGGGCTGA